The Acanthopagrus latus isolate v.2019 chromosome 6, fAcaLat1.1, whole genome shotgun sequence genome includes a region encoding these proteins:
- the setmar gene encoding histone-lysine N-methyltransferase SETMAR, with protein MNEDTRLVDLSTGLESVPVLTERSSGARTAPTFQYSPENIQGPGCTVDPSEVTLPGCSCLSHSCLTESCSCLQTHGRAYDTTGTLLNLSRTESGYSSPVFECNALCTCSDACTNRVVQTGPRVRLEVYSTENRGWGVRTLEPIPHGMFVCEYAGEVISFEEARRRQLAQRSEDNNYIIAVREHGGGGSVTETFVDPAVVGNVGRFLNHSCQPNLYMQPVRVHSVVPRLALFAGRDIDAQEELTFDYSGGYSNHPPAELPSTQRDAAVKASRTEGLQRKECLCGASNCAQFLPLDLSILN; from the exons ATGAATGAAGACACGCGACTTGTGGATTTGAGCACCGGGCTAGAAAGTGTTCCCGTGTTGACTGAGAGGAGTTCAGGTGCTCGGACAGCTCCCACATTCCAG taTTCCCCAGAAAATATCCAGGGGCCAGGATGCACTGTTGACCCCTCTGAGGTCACCCTTCCTGGATGCTCCTGCCTCTCCCACTCCTGCCTCACAGAGAGCTGCTCCTGCCTGCAGACACATGGGCGGGCGTACGACACCACCGGCACGCTGCTGAACCTCAGCAGGACAGAATCTGGTTACAGCTCACCTGTGTTTGAGTGCAACGCCCTCTGCACCTGCAGCGATGCCTGCACTAACCGTGTGGTGCAGACGGGGCCGAGAGTCAGACTGGAGGTTTACAGCACCGAGAACAGGGGGTGGGGAGTCCGGACACTGGAGCCAATCCCCCACGGGATGTTTGTGTGCGAGTATGCAGGAGAGGTGATCAGTTTTGAGGAGGCTAGACGCAGACAGCTCGCCCAAAGGTCTGAGGACAATAACTACATCATTGCCGTACGGGAGCACGGGGGCGGGGGCTCCGTCACCGAGACGTTTGTGGACCCCGCCGTGGTCGGAAACGTAGGCCGCTTTCTCAACCACTCCTGCCAGCCCAACCTGTACATGCAGCCGGTCCGTGTGCACTCGGTGGTCCCCAGGCTGGCGCTGTTTGCTGGACGGGACATTGATGCACAAGAAGAGCTGACGTTCGATTACTCAGGAGGATACAGTAACCACCCTCCTGCAGAGCTGCCGTCCACTCAACGTGACGCTGCCGTAAAGGCCAGTAGGACAGAAGGACTCCAGAGGAAAGAGTGCCTCTGTGGTGCCAGCAACTGTGCTCAGTTCCTGCCCCTGGATTTATCTATTCTcaactga